A window of the Anoplopoma fimbria isolate UVic2021 breed Golden Eagle Sablefish chromosome 17, Afim_UVic_2022, whole genome shotgun sequence genome harbors these coding sequences:
- the si:dkeyp-97e7.9 gene encoding DEP domain-containing mTOR-interacting protein — protein sequence MERTSSIRRKATARQHKGEVMIAGEQLRLRLHDGKLIKDRRYHLRTYPNCFVAQELIDWLVSHKEAPDRATAVCIMQHLMDHDIVHHVCDKRPVLKDAKLLYRFRKDDGTFPFNTEVKIFMRGQRLYEHLIGDKKSILQLREEHGVAYQRSFPGYQLIDWLLQNGEAESRRRGLELCRALQEQGIIQHVAKKHGFFDSGLLYQFCINFRRRRRLSELLNESGQDDNEGVAVSTHEDNHPDSPFVLHKNTPQDGNSAFHSVRLSKDLKQVTSGRRGSLNSLQLHSSGFPPLVQLSSTSVSCNPKSVLTRNYTCEELFAPGAPVIKKVLTVIGDALGWGFVVRGIAPCYVQAVDPGSPSAAAGVKVRQFVCQVNGQCVLYLDYRTVSRLVKTGPRTVVLEVLEPLE from the exons ATGGAGCGAACAAGTAGCATTAGGAGAAAAGCCACAGCCAGACAACATAAAGGAGAAGTCATGATTGCTGGAGAACAACTCAG GTTGAGACTACACGATGGAAAACTGATCAAGGACCGACGCTACCACCTGCGCACGTATCCTAACTGCTTTGTGGCACAGGAACTTATAGACTGGCTAGTGAGCCATAAGGAGGCTCCAGATCGAGCAACAGCCGTCTGCATCATGCAGCACCTCATGGATCATGACATCGTTCACCACG TCTGTGATAAGAGGCCAGTGTTGAAGGATGCCAAACTGCTGTACCGTTTCCGCAAGGATGATGGCACATTTCCCTTCAATACAGAGGTGAAAATCTTCATGCGAGGACAACGACTCTATGAACA TCTCATAGGTGACAAGAAGTCTATTCTTCAGCTAAGAGAGGAGCATGGCGTTGCATATCAGCGCTCCTTTCCTGGATACCAGCTGATTGACTGGCTCCTTCAGAACGGAGAGGCCGAGAGCCGGCGCCGGGGACTGGAGCTGTGCCGCGCCTTGCAGGAGCAAGGCATCATTCAGCACG TGGCAAAGAAGCATGGTTTCTTTGACAGTGGACTGCTCTATCAGTTCTGCATCAATTTTCGCCGCAGACGCCGCCTATCTGAACTGCTGAATGAAAGTGGACAAGACGACAACGAAGGGGTGGCAGTGTCCACACATGAGGACAACCATCCTGATAGTCCGTTTGTTCTGCACAAAAACACGCCTCAGGACGGCAACAGTGCTTTCCATTCTG TGAGGTTAAGTAAAGATCTGAAACAGGTTACCAGTGGGCGTCGAGGCAGCTTGAATTCCCTTCAGCTTCACTCTTCTGGATTTCCACCTCTGGTCCAGCTGTCTTCGACTTCAGTGAGTTGCAATCCTAAATCAG TGCTAACAAGAAATTATACATGTGAAGAGTTATTCGCACCTGGGGCACCTGTTATTAAGAAAGTGTTGACG GTGATAGGAGATGCCCTGGGCTGGGGCTTTGTTGTCAGAGGCATAGCTCCCTGTTATGTGCAGGCCGTTGACCCTGGAAGCCcatcagcagctgcaggagttaag GTGCGGCAGTTTGTGTGCCAGGTGAATGGACAGTGTGTTCTCTATCTGGACTACAGGACAGTATCCAGGCTGGTGAAGACCGGGCCTCGCACTGTTGTTCTGGAAGTTCTGGAACCGTTggaatga
- the adnpa gene encoding activity-dependent neuroprotective protein a, which translates to MYQLPVNNLTRIRRARKQVKKALGDIGLEYCKEAAEEFKEFCPDEQFVKASLCLDICAWDPSYSKTQEYRSKPFCCTECSFSSKYYSGYKNHFRNVHRKIFESKILLNCPYCTFTASKRILETHVKIFHIPSSARQNYGNSQGATLGKKDKTFLDRVKQGDGVEKPMYFCKKCTFRDSLYNVVRRHIYREHFRHIVSPYFAMVPESSVKNGASPVNGNNILCKRCQFSTRSYEALVQHVVEYHERIGAQVTTMIGHANIIVSRAQSLPVASQKAPLIIRGQTHRTDPTAQPVIGYLKPSAPVKNQSSIKASQMRATVPSKISVSESNAAGVNTAQTQKWKICTVCNELFPENLYNAHFESAHKAKRVWALAKYIMKIHNFTSKCLLCNRYLPSDTLLNHMLIHGLTCPQCHSAFHNVEKIIEHVAQAHPEDFVGPPGASPLTFDLTLKQDKSCNVQLVVLTFNMKESINGKDQSALAKNSVPPQVKLTAPRIIEKKSDPFARSFSALPHKSEVGKTLCPLCFTILKGPISDALAMHLRERHQVLQTMHPVEKKMTYKCIHCLGVYTSNMVASTITLHLVQCRAVGRNQAGQGFKSALTLNSSGAGFLKRQPPTQAMSNPKKMKLSKESKISSTTVGNHSESDGLALDPRSYEHKTYEARKNFLTSYFNRRPYLSPQEEEKLSASLWLWKSDIASHFANKRRMCERQCETKKLSVLLGFDMFALNKVKHDLIFVESKLGGTSTGRSGGLKSGTPSTDQNKQCETLNCTLKLSTCAETISIDSDSEPEMEDRPTENGNVETDKDENVKSEEAANLTEETEPLNTDDTSTEKESSLQDGKANAWMTFC; encoded by the exons ATGTATCAACTTCCAGTGAATAACCTGACAAGAATTAGGAGAGCTAGGAAACAAGTGAAAAAAGCACTTGGAGACATTGGGCTGGAGTACTGCAAGGAGGCAGCAGAG GAGTTCAAAGAGTTCTGTCCTGATGAGCAATTTGTAAAGGCTAGTCTTTGCCTTGATATCTGTGCATGGGATCCATCTTACTCCAAAACGCAG GAATACAGATCAAAGCCATTTTGCTGCACAGAGTGCTCCTTTTCTTCCAAATACTACTCAGGCTACAAGAATCACTTCCGCAATGTACACAGGAAAATCTTTGAGAGTAAAATTCTGCTCAACTGTCCATACTGCACGTTCACTGCAAGCAAGAGAATTTTGGAGACGCATGTTAAAATATTCCACATACCCAGTTCAGCACGGCAGAATTATGGAAACTCACAGGGAGCTACACTGGGAAAGAAGGACAAAACATTTCTTGATAGGGTCAAACAGGGAGATGGTGTCGAGAAACCAATGTACTTTTGCAAAAAATGCACATTCCGGGACAGTCTCTACAATGTTGTGAGAAGGCACATCTACAGGGAACATTTTCGTCATATTGTCTCCCCATATTTTGCTATGGTTCCTGAATCATCCGTCAAAAACGGGGCTAGTCCTGTCAATGGCAACAACATCCTCTGCAAGCGCTGCCAGTTTTCCACTCGCAGCTATGAGGCTCTAGTACAGCATGTTGTAGAGTACCACGAGCGAATTGGTGCTCAAGTGACCACCATGATTGGACATGCTAACATTATTGTCTCCAGGGCTCAATCCTTGCCAGTCGCTTCTCAGAAGGCCCCTCTGATCATAAGGGGCCAAACACATAGAACTGACCCAACAGCTCAACCAGTTATTGGCTATTTAAAGCCATCGGCCCCTGTTAAGAATCAGTCCTCCATCAAAGCCAGTCAGATGCGTGCAACAGTTCCTAGCAAAATCTCAGTGTCTGAAAGTAATGCTGCCGGTGTAAACACGGCACAGACACAGAAGTGGAAGATATGTACAGTTTGCAATGAGCTTTTCCCTGAAAACCTCTACAATGCTCATTTTGAGAGTGCACACAAGGCAAAGAGAGTGTGGGCACTGGCCAAGTACATCATGAAAATCCACAACTTCACCAGCAAGTGTTTGCTTTGCAACCGCTATCTGCCCAGCGACACGCTGCTTAACCACATGCTAATCCACGGTCTCACCTGTCCACAGTGCCACTCTGCTTTCcacaatgttgaaaaaatcattgAGCATGTTGCTCAGGCTCATCCTGAGGACTTTGTTGGACCCCCTGGTGCATCacctttaacctttgacctcaccCTTAAACAAGATAAGTCCTGTAACGTACAGCTTGTTGTGCTCACTTTTAACATGAAAGAATCTATAAATGGTAAAGATCAATCTGCCCTCGCTAAGAATAGTGTTCCACCTCAGGTCAAACTCACTGCTCCCAGAATcattgaaaagaaaagtgacCCATTTGCTAGGAGTTTTTCCGCACTGCCGCACAAGAGTGAGGTCGGTAAGACTCTGTGTCCGCTGTGTTTCACTATCCTCAAAGGTCCCATCTCGGATGCTTTGGCCATGCATCTGAGGGAGCGACACCAAGTTCTCCAAACAATGCAtcctgttgaaaaaaagatgacatACAAGTGCATTCATTGCCTGGGAGTGTACACCAGTAACATGGTGGCCTCTACAATCACGCTGCATCTTGTGCAGTGCAGGGCCGTTGGTAGGAACCAGGCAGGCCAAGGCTTCAAGTCGGCCTTGACTCTGAACTCATCGGGGGCTGGCTTCCTCAAGAGACAGCCACCGACGCAGGCCATGTCCAACCCCAAGAAGATGAAACTGAGCAAGGAGTCAAAGATTTCTTCCACAACCGTTGGGAATCACTCCGAATCTGATGGCCTCGCTCTGGATCCTAGAAGCTATGAGCACAAGACGTACGAGGCCAGGAAAAATTTCCTGACGTCCTACTTCAACCGACGACCATACCTCTCTCCTCAAGAAGAGGAGAAGCTGTCCGCGAGTCTGTGGCTCTGGAAATCTGACATTGCTAGTCACTTTGCAAACAAGCGAAGGATGTGCGAGAGACAATGCGAGACCAAGAAGCTGTCTGTGCTGCTCGGCTTTGACATGTTCGCTCTAAATAAAGTTAAGCATGACTTGATCTTTGTGGAGAGCAAGCTTGGTGGCACCTCCACAGGGAGATCTGGAGGCCTCAAGTCTGGCACACCAAGCACAGACCAAAACAAGCAGTGCGAGACACTAAACTGTACCTTAAAACTCAGTACATGCGCAGAGACCATTTCCATTGACTCAGACAGTGAACCAGAAATGGAGGATAGACCGACTGAGAATGGAAATGTTGAAACAGACAAAGACGAGAATGTAAAATCTGAGGAAGCAGCAAACctgacagaagagacagaaccTTTGAACACGGACGATACCTCAACAGAGAAGGAGAGCTCTTTGCAAGATGGGAAAGCAAATGCTTGGATGACTTTCTGTTAG